AGGCTCTCTACAACTTCGAGATGCCAACATGTACGAACTGCCTATCGTCTTAGCGGTGCTTAGCCGCATGAGTTCAGGAAAGTCAGACAACACCGCCTTCACGAACAGCGATATCGCATATCGTATTAGTAACGGCTACGTTTACTTCGATCGTTTCGACCTGAGCGGTGATGCCATCACCTTGAAGGGCATTGGCGAAATGAGTCTAGAACGCAAACTAAATCTCGACTTCTACAGTATCGTCGGCCGCGAACAGCTTTGGAGCCCAATCGTACGACCCTTCTTGGGCGAAGCCAGTCGCCAATTCCTGCAAATCCATGTTGATGGCACGCTTGACAATCCCGTCACAAGACAAGAGGTACTGCCGGGCCTGAATGAAACGCTGCAACAATTGTTCCCGGAACAGATCGCCCCAACGCAGGAATCCCGCACGTCGGCCAGTCCAAGCATTCTCGGACGATGGAAATGACCAATCGGTTGGCTTCAACCTGATCCCATCCCCGTTTTGGCTCGTGCAGTGTTGGCTGATCAGCGAGTCGACATTTACTCAGACGGTATTGCGTTGAATGGTCGAAAGCATTAAACGGACTGCTTGGTAGGCCGCGCAAGGATGCTAGCGGTCGCCCTCTCATCCTTGTTTTCGATTAAGGTCACTCGAATGACAACGGGCAAAAAATCATTCACCACCAAGCTTGGCGGTTTACTGGCTTCCGCAGCGGTGCGAACATGGATGAATAGTCTCGATATCCAAGGTATTCTCTATGACCCGACAGTGGATCCAGTCCGAGACGATTTCCACGGTCCGGTCATCGTCGCCTTCTGGCATGAATGTTTACTGGCTCCGTTTTTTTTGCGAGGGCGGACTAATTCGGCAATATTAACGAGCCGCCATCGTGACGCAGAATGGCTCTCCGAAGCGGCTCGGCACTTGGGTTTTGTCACCGTTCGCGGGTCAACGAACCGAGGCGGCGCCAAAGCACTACTCGAGTTGATACGGAGTCAAGGGACGTGCAACGTCGGTATCGCCTGTGACGGGCCCCGAGGTCCTCGGCGGAAATTGGCCCAGGGACCGGTTTACCTCTCGTCAAAATTACAGATCCCATTAATCACCTATGCAGTCGGTTTTGATCGCCCTTGGCGAATGCCAACCTGGGACCAATTCGCAATCCCCCGCCCCTACTCACGGGCGCGTATTCTAGTCAGCCCTCGCTTACAAATCCCGGCTAATTTGGATCGTGCAGGACTGGAACATTACCGTCAACGAGTCGAGCGATTGCTGCAAGGTTTGACCAAGGATGCCGAAGTATGGGCTGCCTCCGGACGACGCATGCAAGGACAACAACCAATTCACGCTCGGCCGGCGTCGGCCAAGCATCACGGCCGAATTGGAACCGCCTCCGTTTCCTTGCGTAACAATCGGCTGTATGAGGCAAAATCAAAAGCCGCCTAGCAGGCCCAACCAACGGTTCGACCGCTTGGATGGAACGCCCCCTGTGGCAGGCGACGGCTTGGTTTCGTATTCTTAAATCATGAACTCATCTTTGTTTCCAACCTCGGATTCCGCAGATTCCCGTCAGATCATCACGGTCTCCGCGCTAAATTCGCAAATCCGTGACTGTCTGCAGGGTTCGTTTCCCAGTGTGTGGGTCAGCGGCGAAGTCACTGATCTAGCACGCCCTCAGTCTGGACACATTTATCTGTCATTGAAGGATGACCAGGGGCAACTCAAGGCCGTAATGTGGAGAGCGACTGCCAGCCGCTTGGGCTTTGATCTGCAAGATGGCATGCAAGTGCTCTGCCAGGGACAGGTCGACGTTTATCCGCCACGTGGCACTTACCAATTGATCATTCGCAAGATCGAACCTCAGGGCCTAGGCA
The sequence above is drawn from the Pirellulaceae bacterium genome and encodes:
- a CDS encoding lysophospholipid acyltransferase family protein, which produces MTTGKKSFTTKLGGLLASAAVRTWMNSLDIQGILYDPTVDPVRDDFHGPVIVAFWHECLLAPFFLRGRTNSAILTSRHRDAEWLSEAARHLGFVTVRGSTNRGGAKALLELIRSQGTCNVGIACDGPRGPRRKLAQGPVYLSSKLQIPLITYAVGFDRPWRMPTWDQFAIPRPYSRARILVSPRLQIPANLDRAGLEHYRQRVERLLQGLTKDAEVWAASGRRMQGQQPIHARPASAKHHGRIGTASVSLRNNRLYEAKSKAA